One Vitis vinifera cultivar Pinot Noir 40024 chromosome 8, ASM3070453v1 genomic window carries:
- the LOC100245881 gene encoding E3 ubiquitin-protein ligase PRT6 isoform X1, which translates to MDMDIDSPAESNSLPPRYRIVQRLSLQGVPEEHLERLEPGLVAYVKENKFRVPELVSAILPTEEEVLEAYKECKASSKEDLVSPTMTEQFRESMRLLQWLMFYGEPLSALNKLAKISTGQRGVCGSVWGHNDIAYRCRTCEHDPTCAICVPCFQNGNHKDHDYSVIYTGGGCCDCGDVTAWKREGFCSKHKGAEQIQPLPEEFAKSVGPVLDALLVCWKNKLLFAENACQEYHKGSDRIGEFKKVANELTFVVVEMLTEFCQYSESLLSFISKRVFISDGLLDSLVRAERFLSKRVTRKLHELLLKLLGEPVFKYEFAKVFLSYYPILVNEAIKGCSDSVFKNYPLLSTFSVQIFTVPTLTPRLVKEMNLLALLMGCLGDIFCSCAGEDGRLQVTKWGNLYETTLRVVEDIRFVTSHVAVPEYITHDQRDVPRTWMKLLAFVQGMNPQKRETGLHIEEENENMHYPFVLGHSIANIHSLLVAGAFSGSKSEETDIEILFNAQKQDLDDEESLRHSKVGRLSRETSVCGTKFNEAKSDCQLLIPASVTWLIFECLRSIENWLGVDNASGSLFNVLSPNTSSVCASNFLALKKTLSKIRKGKYIFSKFTSSNEAQGRQSLSLDKTAQPIGQDRISIMTGKTDSDNACYPAGFDDITMEGELDALRVLSLSDWPDILYDVSSQDISVHIPLHRLLSLLLQKALNRCYGEATEPYMISASAANPLPDVYSDFFGHVLGGCHPYGFSAFIMEHPLRIRVFCAEVHAGMWRRNGDAALLSCEWYRSVRWSEQGLELDLFLLQCCAALAPADLYVNRILDRFGLSEYLSLNLEQSSEYEPVLVQEMLTLIIQLVKERRFCGLTTTESLKRELIYKLAIGNATHSQLVKSLPRDLSKIDQLQEILDTIALYSEPSGVNQGMYSLRQAYWKELDLYHPRWNPRDLQFAEERYSRFCNVSALTTQLPKWTKIYQPLNGIARIATCKVVLQIVRAVLFYAVFTDKVAASRAPDGVLLTALHLLSLALDICFLQKEASNRSCHNEDSIPMLAFAGEEIFVGVHNRFGEHSLLSLLVLLMGKHKRENPDNFIEAINCNLSSWIESLLKKFAEMDSNCMAKLQKLAPEVVNHLLQSNPNGDTNALGSASDGEKRKAKARERQAAIMAKMRAEQSKFLKSLGSDMENGSSKLQSKQGVSDSVVGHYSAEFSQDVCSLCRDPYSESPVSYLILLQKSRLKSFVDKGPPSWEQVPLSDKDCVSNSKNEVTGKRRTNTTSCISERISSPQLVQLFQNAVNELASDGRSGEVDAFLEFIKTRFPSVGNLQLTCTSNDTGERTSYNFDTLEEDMYLCIQKEMCNLLTHSNLVTDEKFSAAEGGPKRGVNAGEVLLGKYIATLSRAAKENPSASGNAQSHNDRAMSESTTLVPAYDGLGPSDCDGIHLSSCGHAVHQGCLDRYLSSLKERYNRRMVFEGGHIVDPDQGEFLCPVCRQLANSVLPALPGDSQKGWKKLTISSAGSPDAAGSLTTLNDEINSLCIQQALSLLQSACNVVGKGEILKTIPMEGIGRIAPTIEPFLRMICRMYFPGKYDKVSGSTRVSQFIIMWDILKYSLISTEIASRCGRTSTTPTYCVDSLYKELNSSTGFILTLLLSIVQSMRNENPHHVLLRFRGIQLFAGSVCHGISVDEFPSTASTQGGNMLSILEHIETEVSYPDIQFWKRASDPVLAHDPFSSLIWVLFCLPYPFLLCKEVFFSLVHLYYAVSVVQAIITYCGKQQCKINGLGFQDCLITDISNIVGKSGFAPLYFVSSYIDPSCNIKDVIRSLSFPYLRRCALLWKLLNSSITAPFCDRPLVFDRPFNAIDDMMDCTNGALLDLIHVEQLENMFKIPQLDDVLKDEALRSLVQTWFHHFSKAFEVCSLPSVLYSTPAVPFKLMQLPHVYEDLLQRYIKQQCPDCKTVLNDPVLCLLCGRLCSPSWKPCCRENGCQAHAMTCGAGTGVSLLIKKTTILLQRSARQAPWPSLYLDAFGEEDIEMHRGKPLYLNKERYAALSHMVASHGLDRSSKVLGETTIAAFFLI; encoded by the exons ATGGATATGGACATTGATTCGCCTGCTGAATCCAATTCCCTCCCCCCTCGCTATCGTATTGTACAG AGGCTTAGTCTCCAAGGAGTTCCTGAGGAGCATCTTGAGCGGCTTGAGCCTGGTTTAGTTGCTTATGTCAAGGAGAACAAATTTCGGGTACCAGAGCTGGTATCTGCCATCTTACCCACTGAGGAGGAAGTGTTGGAGGCGTATAAAGAATGTAAAGCAAGTTCTAAAGAAGACTTGGTGAGCCCAACCATGACAGAACAATTCCGTGAAAGTATGCGTTTGTTACAGTGGTTGATGTTCTATGGTGAACCACTGAGTGCCTTAAATAAACTTGCCAAAATAAGTACTGGTCAACGTGGTGTTTGTGGGTCTGTTTGGGGCCATAATGATATAGCATACCGCTGCCGAACATGTGAACATGACCCAACATGTGCAATTTGTGTCCCTTGTTTCCAGAATGGAAACCACAAGGACCATGATTATTCTGTTATATATACGGGTGGTGGCTGTTGTGATTGTGGGGATGTGACTGCATGGAAACGTGAGGGCTTCTGTTCAAAGCATAAAGGTGCAGAACAGATACAGCCCCTGCCAGAGGAGTTTGCTAAATCTGTAGGACCTGTTTTGGATGCGCTACTTGTTTGTTGGAAAAACAAACTATTGTTTGCAGAAAATGCATGTCAGGAATACCATAAAGGGAGTGATCGCATTGGGGAATTCAAGAAGGTTGCAAATGAGCTAACATTTGTGGTGGTTGAGATGCTTACAGAGTTCTGTCAGTACAGTGAAAGTTTGCTCAGTTTTATTTCAAAAAGGGTGTTTATATCAGATGGTTTATTAGATAGTCTGGTGAGGGCGGAGAGGTTCTTGAGTAAAAGAGTCACAAGGAAACTCCATGAACTGCTTCTGAAATTGCTGGGGGAACCtgtatttaaatatgaatttgcAAAAGTATTTCTGAGTTATTACCCGATTCTTGTAAATGAAGCCATAAAAGGGTGCAGTGATTCTGTTTTCAAGAATTATCCACTACTATCTACATTTTCCGTGCAGATTTTCACAGTGCCAACTCTAACTCCACGTCTTGTGAAGGAAATGAATCTGCTGGCTTTGCTGATGGGATGTTTAGGAGACATTTTCTGTTCTTGTGCTGGAGAGGATGGTCGATTACAG GTTACCAAGTGGGGAAATTTGTATGAAACCACTCTTCGTGTAGTTGAAGATATTAGGTTTGTTACAAGTCATGTTGCTGTACCTGAATATATAACCCATGACCAGCGAGATGTCCCTAGAACTTGGATGAAACTCTTGGCTTTTGTGCAAGGGATGAACCCTCAAAAGAGAGAAACAGGTCTCcacatagaagaagaaaatgagaacaTGCATTATCCTTTTGTTTTAGGTCACTCTATTGCAAATATTCACTCTCTCTTGGTGGCGGGTGCATTTTCTGGTTCCAAATCTGAAGAGACTGATATTGAGATACTTTTCAACGCACAAAAGCAAGATTTGGATGATGAAGAAAGCCTAAGACATTCAAAAGTAGGACGGCTTTCCCGGGAAACCTCTGTTTGTGGTACAAAATTCAATGAAGCAAAATCTGATTGCCAACTTCTAATTCCTGCCTCCGTTACATGGTTGATATTTGAGTGCTTAAGGTCTATTGAGAATTGGTTGGGAGTAGATAATGCATCTGGATCTCTTTTTAATGTGTTATCTCCAAATACCAGCAGTGTCTGTGCTAGCAATTTCTTAGCTTTGAAGAAAACATTATCTAAGATCAGGAAGGGCAAATATATTTTCAGTAAATTTACCAGTTCAAATGAAGCTCAAGGTAGGCAAAGTCTGTCACTTGATAAAACTGCACAACCCATAGGGCAAGACAGAATATCAATCATGACTGGTAaaactgattcagataatgccTGTTACCCTGCAGGTTTTGATGATATTACCATGGAAGGAGAATTAGATGCCCTACGGGTTCTGAGTCTATCAGATTGGCCAGATATACTCTATGATGTTAGTTCACAGGATATATCTGTTCATATTCCTTTACATCGATTGCTTTCTTTGCTTTTACAAAAAGCATTGAATAGATGTTACGGTGAAGCTACTGAGCCATATATGATCAGTGCCAGTGCTGCTAATCCACTTCCAGATGTTTATAGCGATTTCTTTGGGCATGTTCTAGGAGGTTGCCATCCTTATGGGTTTTCTGCCTTCATTATGGAGCATCCTCTGCGGATTAGGGTATTTTGTGCTGAGGTTCATGCTGGAATGTGGCGGAGGAATGGGGATGCTGCTCTATTATCATGTGAGTGGTATCGTTCAGTTCGCTG GTCCGAACAGGGTTTAGAGCTTGATCTGTTTCTGCTGCAGTGCTGTGCTGCATTGGCTCCAGCTGATCTTTATGTTAATAGAATTCTAGATCGCTTTGGGTTGTCAGAGTACCTTTCTTTGAATCTTGAACAGTCTAGTGA GTATGAACCAGTTCTAGTGCAGGAAATGCTCACTCTTATCATACAACTAGTTAAAGAGAGGCGATTTTGTGGACTAACAACTACTGAGAGTTTGAAAAGAGAGTTGATCTATAAGTTGGCCATTGGAAATGCTACTCATAGTCAGTTGGTAAAATCTCTTCCTCGGGACCTTTCTAAAATTGATCAACTTCAGGAAATTTTGGATACCATTGCATTGTACTCCGAACCATCTGGCGTGAATCAG GGGATGTATTCACTGCGACAGGCATATTGGAAAGAACTTGATTTGTATCATCCTCGTTGGAACCCTAGGGATTTGCAGTTTGCAGAAGAAAGATATTCACGCTTCTGTAATGTTTCTGCATTGACCACTCAGCTTCCCAAGTGGACAAAGATTTATCAGCCGCTCAATGGAATAGCCAGGATAGCTACTTGCAAAGTTGTCCTTCAGATTGTCCGTGCAGTCTTGTTTTATGCTGTTTTCACAGATAAAGTTGCTGCATCACGAGCTCCTGATGGGGTTCTTCTGACGGCATTGCACTTACTCTCTTTGGCATTAGACATCTGTTTTTTGCAGAAAGAAGCCAGCAATAGGTCATGCCACAATGAGGATTCAATTCCTATGCTAGCTTTTGCTGGTGAAGAAATTTTCGTGGGAGTACATAACAGATTTGGTGAACATAGTTTGTTGTCACTTCTTGTTTTATTGATGGGGAAGCATAAGAGAGAAAATCCAGACAACTTCATCGAAGCTATCAATTGCAACCTTTCTTCTTGGATAGAAAGCTTATTGAAGAAGTTTGCTGAGATGGATTCCAACTGCATGGCCAAACTGCAAAAACTTGCACCCGAAGTGGTCAATCATTTGTTACAGTCCAATCCAAATGGTGATACAAATGCATTGGGGTCAGCTTCTGATGGTGAGAAACGCAAGGCAAAAGCTAGAGAGAGACAGGCTGCTATAATG GCAAAAATGAGAGCAGAGCAGTCCAAATTTTTGAAGAGCCTCGGTTCCGATATGGAAAACGGGTCGAGTAAATTACAATCCAAACAAGGAGTATCAGACTCTGTTGTTGGACATTATTCGGCAGAGTTTTCACAGGATGTTTGCTCACTTTGCCGTGATCCCTATTCAGAAAGTCCTGTATCTTACTTGATTCTTCTTCAG AAATCTAGGCTTAAGAGTTTCGTTGACAAAGGTCCCCCATCATGGGAACAAGTTCCTCTGTCAGACAAGGATTGCGTTTCTAATTCTAAAAATGAGGTCACAGGAAAACGCAGAACAAACACTACCTCATGCATTTCAGAAAGGATTTCATCTCCTCAGTTAGTGCAGTTGTTCCAGAATGCAGTGAATGAGTTAGCCTCTGATGGTCGTTCTGGGGAAGTTGATGCTTTTCTAGAATTCATCAAGACCCGGTTTCCATCAGTTGGGAATCTTCAACTGACCTGCACTTCTAATGATACAGGGGAGAGGACTTCATACAACTTTGACACGTTGGAAGAAGATATGTACTTGTGTATTCAGAAAGAGATGTGTAATCTCTTGACGCATTCAAATTTGGTAACTGATGAGAAATTTTCAGCTGCTGAAGGGGGTCCTAAAAGGGGTGTGAATGCTGGAGAAGTCTTGCTTGGAAAATATATAGCCACTCTTTCAAGAGCAGCAAAAGAAAATCCTTCTGCTTCTGGGAATGCTCAATCTCATAATGATAGGGCAATGTCAGAATCTACCACACTGGTTCCTGCATATGATGGACTTGGCCCCTCAGATTGTGATGGAATTCATCTTTCTTCATGTGGGCATGCGGTGCATCAGGGTTGCCTTGATCGTTATCTATCCTCACTGAAGGAAAG ATATAACAGAAGAATGGTTTTCGAAGGAGGGCATATTGTGGATCCTGATCAA GGGGAGTTCCTTTGTCCTGTTTGCCGTCAACTTGCAAACTCTGTCTTGCCTGCATTACCTGGAGATTCTCAAAAGGGCTGGAAAAAACTGACAATTTCTAGTGCTGGTTCCCCAGATGCAGCTGGCTCCTTAACCACATTGAATGATGAAATCAATTCCCTTTGCATTCAGCAAGCCTTGTCTCTGTTGCAAAGTGCTTGCAATGTGGTTGGGAAAGGTGAAATATTGAAAACCATTCCCATGGAAGGAATTGGAAGAATAGCACCAACTATTGAACCTTTCCTTCGCATGATCTGTCGAATGTATTTTCCTGGAAAGTATGATAAGGTTTCAGGATCTACAAGGGTAAGCCAGTTTATAATTATGTGGGACATTCTCAAGTACTCTCTCATATCAACAGAAATTGCTTCTCGTTGTGGAAGGACTTCTACCACACCAACTTATTGTGTCGATTCCTTATATAAGGAACTCAATTCATCCACTGGGTTTATTTTGACCTTGTTGCTAAGCATTGTCCAAAGTATGCGGAATGAGAACCCTCATCATGTGCTTTTAAGATTTAGAGGTATTCAGCTCTTTGCAGGGTCTGTTTGCCATGGCATTTCTGTAGATGAATTTCCCAGTACTGCTTCTACACAAGGAG GTAATATGTTAAGTATCTTGGAACACATTGAAACAGAAGTATCATATCCTGACATCCAATTCTGGAAAAGAGCTTCTGATCCTGTCCTTGCTCATGATCCTTTTTCATCATTGATATGGGTTCTTTTTTGTCTACCATACCCCTTTTTGTTATGCAAGGaggttttcttttctcttgtgCATCTCTATTATGCTGTCTCTGTAGTACAG GCTATAATTACTTACTGTGGGAAGCAGCAATGTAAGATAAATGGATTAGGTTTCCAAGATTGCCTGATTACTGACATCTCCAATATTGTGGGAAAATCTGGGTTTGCTCCGCTGTATTTTGTTTCCAGCTATATTGACCCTTCTTGTAATATTAAGGATGTAATTCGTAGCTTGAGTTTCCCTTATTTGCGAAGATGTGCATTGCTCTGGAAACTACTGAACTCTTCTATCACTGCACCATTCTGTGATAGACCTCTTGTGTTTGATAGACCATTCAATGCCATTGATGATATGATGGATTGTACAAATGGTGCTTTGTTGGATCTCATCCATGTTGAGCAGCTGGAGAACATGTTTAAGATTCCCCAACTGGATGATGTTCTCAAGGATGAAGCACTTCGTTCTTTAGTTCAGACTTGGTTCCATCATTTTTCCAAGGCATTTGAAGTTTGTAGTCTTCCAAGCGTTTTATACTCCACTCCAGCAGTTCCATTTAAGTTAATGCAACTTCCTCATGTTTATGAGGATCTCTTGCAGAG GTATATAAAGCAGCAATGCCCTGACTGTAAAACTGTTCTGAATGATCCTGTATTGTGCCTGTTATGTGGTAGATTGTGCTCTCCAAGCTGGAAGCCATGCTGCAG GGAAAATGGATGCCAAGCTCATGCAATGACCTGTGGTGCTGGTACTGGAGTATCCCTGTTGATCAAA AAAACCACAATCCTGCTTCAAAGATCCGCACGTCAGGCACCTTGGCCTTCTCTCTACTTGGATGCATTTGGTGAAGag GATATTGAAATGCATAGGGGGAAGCCACTGTATTTGAATAAAGAGAGATATGCAGCTTTAAGTCATATG GTGGCTTCTCATGGCCTTGACCGAAGTTCTAAAGTTCTTGGTGAAACAACCATTGCTGCTTTTTTCCTCATTTAG